One Thermoanaerobacter kivui genomic window, ACCTTTCGTAACTATCCGGAGGTACAAAGGGCGATAACCGGAGAAAGGGGTGTAGAAACGTGAAATATTTAAGGCAAATATTGTCTTTCTTGGTCATCATAATATTATTTGCTGGATTGGCGGGTTGTGGTAGTCAACAAAGAGAAGGACAGGCAAGCAAAAAGGAATTAGTTGTGGGCGTTGGAGCCGATGGTTATAGCCAAAGGGACAGCGAGTTAGGAATTTATCCGCAGGGGGCTTTTTAAAAAGGAGGGTTTCTAAAATGGACATTGCTGGCTTAACTGACTTTAAACCACCTGTCTCAGGAGAAGTACTGGCAGAGATGGCCAGATGCTACCAGAAATCTCTGCTCCTGGAACAGGCGTTTAGGTTAGGGATTTTTGAAAATCTTGCGGCCGGTCGAAGTGTTGCGCAATTGGCCGAGCAAATGGGGGCCCGTCCGGAGCGGTTAGCTCTCGTACTGGATGCGTTAGTGTCTGTTGGGCTTTTGGAGAAAAACGGCGACACTTACACTAACACCGTTATGACCAATACCTTTTTGTGTTTACACAGCAAGTTTTACCAGGGCGATCTCCTTAGACTGCAGCTTGCGCCGGAGCGGCGCCGGCAATGGGAACGAATTGGGGATTGGCTGAAGGGAGAGACAATAAGGCAACCTGGCAGTACTGGCGAAGTGTTTAATCCTTCCTTTATCCGGGCCATGGCCCAGGCCACGTTGAGCCACAAGGGTTTTGAGGCTACGTTGGAGCTGGTGGCCAAGCATCCCGGTTTTGGGAAGGCAAAAAAGTTGCTTGATCTTGGCGGCGGCCATGGGCTTTATGCTATTGCCTTAAAAAGGCTGCGACCAGAGCTGGAAGCTACAATCTTCGATCTCCCGCACGCGGAAGAGGTAACGCAAGAGTATGCCCGGCAGTACGGGGCGATGGTAGCTTTTTATGCCGGGGACTTTTACGTGGACGAGCTGCCTAAAGATCAGGACCTCATTTTAGCCTTTGACGTTTTCTACGGCCCCCCTGCGAAGACGAAAGAAGTGCTCGGCAGGGTTTATCGTTCGCTCAGACCCGGCGGCTACCTCTTCACCAAACACTGGTTCCTAGATGATACCCGCACCCAACCGGAGCGAGCCGCGCTTTTTGCCCTGATGCTGGCCCTTAGCAATCCAACTGCGCACGTCTGTACCTGCCGGGAAATGGCGGAAATGCTGACAGAGGTGGGATTGGCCGTTGAAAAGCTGATTCCTATTGGCGATGCGGCATCTACTATGATTATCGCATGGAAGGGGGAAGGGATAAATGGTTAAAAAAAGTTACCTTGGTCGGATTTGGTGTTTTCTTTCGCTTGGTTTGTTGCTCATTTTAATGAGCCTTGCCCTTTTGGGCTGCGGTGGGGCTAAAAAAGAGCAGCCCAAGGCTGGTGACAATGGTACTACAGTGAAGGTGGGTATCCGCAAGGACATTGCTTCTCTCGATCCGGCTGTCTTTGGGCAGGGTGGTCCCGATCCGCAGCGTTACTTAATCTATGAGCCGCTCCTGTATATGGATGAAAGCTTTAATCTTAAAGGCCGGCTGGCGGAGAGCTGGACCGCCGAAGATCAGGGAAGAGTCTGGACGGTGAAACTTAAAGAGGGTGTGCGCTTTTCCGACGGTACACCTTTCAACGCGGCGGCGGTAAAGTTTTCCCTGGAGTATCTTTTAAAGGCAAAGCGACTCTTTTGGCCGTTAGAAAGGATAGAAACGCCGGATGATTATACGGTTAAGCTGGTTTTCAAACGCCCTTATGCGGTGCTGCCCTATGATTTGACTACAGCAGAAATTTTTTCACCCACTTCCTTTGATCCCGAGGGGAAATTTAAGGCTCCGGTTGGAACAGGTCCCTTCGTTTTTAAGGAATGGAAAAAGGACCAGGAGCTGATTTTTGCCCGCAATGAGAACTACTGGGGGCCAAAGCCAAAGGTAAACACGGTGATTTTTAAAGTCATTCCCGATCACCAAACGAGGGCCATGGCCTTGCAGAGCGGGGAGATTGATATTGCTGATTATCTCCCCGTGGCGGCCATACGTGAAATGGAAAGGACAGGTAAGTTCTCCATTTACAAAAAACCAAGTCCCTGCATGAACTGGATTGCCTTCAATACCTACCGGGAACCCTTCGATGACGTGAGGGTGCGCCAGGCCGTTTGCTACGCGGTGGATGTAGAACGCATCGTAAGTTCGGTGGTTGGCAGGGAGGTAGCTACGCCTGCATTAAAGGGCCCCCTTTCCTCGCCGGCGCACGATTACATTAGAAAGCCGGACCTGAAGTGGTACAGCTACGATCCTACCAGAGCAAGGGAGTTACTTTTGCAGGCCGGGTGGAAGGATGTCGACGGGGATGGCATTTTAGAAAAGAACGGAAAGAAATTCCAAGTAACGCTTATTGCCTCCACGCTTTATGAAGAAGGCAGAGCCATTGCCGAGGCCGTACAGGCAGACTTGAAGAAAGTTGGTATTGCCGTGGAAGTGCGGGTGCTGGAGTCTGCGGCTCGTTTTGAGGCTTTAAAGCAGCGCAATTACGACCTCGTTGAACTGGGCGGGATCTGTGCCACCAACGATCCGACACCTTGGTTCAGCTATTATTTTGGCACCCAACGTCCGGAATACTGCGTGCTAAAAAACCAGGTTGTGCAAGAACTGGTTAGCAGGCTCTATGCTGCGGTTGAGCCCGAGGTGCGACGGGAAATCTTCTTTAAGCTCCAGGAGCTACTAAAAGAGCAGGCGCCGGGCATCTTCCTTTACAATCAGGATGCCGTTACGGTGGCCAGGGAAGCAGTTAAAGATTTTGCCATGGAAGGCGGCATGCCCGGAAGCTATTCCTACCTGCGGGTTATTTCAATAACCAACTAAGGAGGTGCTTTTTGTGCTCAAAATTGCTGGTTTTCGCGTGATTTACGGCCCGAGTACGGTAGGGCGGGTTTACCAGGAGGCTCTGGCCGAGCTTGCAAGCGGGGAATTGGCGGTGGACCTCAGGTACAGCCAGCCGCCGGCAGCGGGTATGCCTCTGCCGCCCCCGGGCTGGCTTGAGTTTGCGCGGGAGGAGGCGGACGCGGTCTTTTTCAGCTTTCCGCCGGAGTTTAAAGCGTTAGGAGAGTTTTTCGGCAGGCTAAAAGAGGAACTGCAAAAACCGCTGGTGCCGGTGACCGTCGAGGTGGCGGGGACGGGCAACGTGTCCCCGGAAGCGGCCCAGCGCGCTATCCATTACCACCTTTTCGGCGGCAAGGAGAACCTGAAAGCCTTCCTCTTGTGGCTGGGCGAGCTGGCCGGGAAGTTGCCGGCCGGGACGGCGCCCGCTCCGCAGGAACTTCCCTGGGCGGGGATTTATCACCCGCGGGCAAAAGGATATTTTACCCGCCTGGATGATTACCTGGCCTGGTACGGGGAACGACAGCCGCTGGTGGGCCTGCTTTTCCCCCGCGTTTTCTGGGTGGAGGAAAACCTGGCGGGGTACGAGGCTATTATCGAAGAAATTGAGCGGCGCGGCGCCGGAGTAATCCCCGTCTTTAGCGACGGCTGGTTTGGCCAGGTAAAGAACGATGACGTAATCCGGCAGTTTTTCTTCCGGGATGGAAAGCCGGCCATCGAAGCACTAGTGGCCTACAGCGCCTTTTTCTTGAAGACGCGGCGGGAGGTAGTCGCCCTAAACCGGGAGCCGGCTGATGATGTGCTCGTAGAACTCAACGTGCCCATCTTAAAGATGATCCACGCTGCGCGGCAGACGGAAGCCCAGTGGCGGGAAGACCCGCAGGGTCTAAATCTGCCGCAGGTGATCATCAGCATCACCTTGCCGGAATTCGACGGGCTCATCGAGCCCCTTTTGGTCAGCGCGGCGGAGAACGAGGGGGATTTTGCTCGCGGCCGGCCCCTTCTTTCGGAAGTGCGCTACTTGGTTGACCGGCTCTTCCGTTGGATAGAGCTCCGGCATAAGCCCAATGCCGCAAAGAAAGTGGCCTTTGTCCTTTTAAATTCTCCCTGCAAGAGCGCGGAGGCTACGGTGGGGACGGCTTTCGGGCTTGACTCCCTGGAGAGCGTGGCCCGCATTTTAAGGCGCATGAAGGAAGAGGGCTACCAGGTGGACTGGGTGCCGGAAAACGGGCGAGCGCTGGCAGAAGCAATTTTGGGGCGAAAAGCGCTTCCCGACTTCCGCTGGACCACGCTTGACGAGGTAATAACAAAGGGCGGGGCGGCGGCCATGGTGCCCCTGGAAAAGTACCTTCAGTGGTTTGAAGAACTCCCGCCGCAGGCTAAGGCGAAGGTGGCAGCAGCCTGGGGAGACCCGAGGGAAGCCGGAGAACTTTCTGGCGTGCAAAAGCTCTCCCTGGGGCTTTATAACGGTCACGTGGTCATCCCCGGAATCGTTACCGGCAATGTGTTTATTGGTGTCCAGCCAAAGCGGGGTTGCGCCGGCGCCCGGTGTGATGGCGAAGTGTGCAAGATCCTCCACGACCCGGACGTACCGCCGCCCCACCAGTGGATAGCCTGGCACAGGTGGCTCGAGGAGGAGTTCGGCGCCGACGTGGTGGTGCACGTGGGGACCCACGGGGTGCTGGAGCTTCTGCCCGGCAAGACTACAGCTCTATCTGAATCCTGTTTCCCCCGCATTTCTCTAGGCAAGGTACCGCACCTTTACATTTACAACCTGGTCAACCCCATGGAGGCGGTAGTGGCCAAGCGGCGCTCGGCTGCGGTCATCGTGGACCACCTCCCGCCGGTTCTGGCCAGCATGCAGTTAAGTGGGGAACTCGCAGAGCTAGAGGAACTTCTAGAGGACTACCAGAAGGCGATAAGCCTTAATGAGAAAGGGCGTGCCGAGGTAATCCGGGCGCAGATTGCCGAAAAAGCGCGGGCCGCCAACCTTTTGAGTGGGGAACAAGACCCCGACCCGGCGGTTTTGCACGAAAAGCTCACCGTATTGCGGGAGAGCCAGTTCCGCGACGGCCTGCATGTACTTGGCGAGGCGCCGGAGGGTGAGGCGCTAGCGGAACTTCTAAATGCAATCCTGCGGCTCGATCAGCCCGACTGTTCCTCTTTGCGGCGTGCTCTGGCAGAGTGCTTAAAGCTTGATTACGATGCCCTGTTTAAGGAACCGCAGGCATTTCACCCTGCAGCCGGGGTGAGCAACGGCAAGCTTCTTGAGGAGCTGGATGTGCTGGGGAAGGAGATCCTGGCTGACCTCCTGGACTTGCCGGTGGATGCGGTGGGCGAGCCTCTGGCCAGGGCGCAGGAGCACATTTCCCGCTTTGCCCGGCGCCGGGGCCTTACCCTTAATGGCGGTAAAGACTCGCTGGCCAAAGTGCTGGCCAAAGCCCTGCGCATCATACCCCTGGTGAGGCGCACGACTGATGAGGTAGAAAACCTCCTGCGGGGTTTTGCCGGCAAGTTCATCCCTCCCGGCGCTTCGGGGGCGCTGGCCCGAGGCAAGGTAGAAGTTCTGCCCACAGGGCGCAACATGTACTCCATCGACCCCTGGCGCATTCCCACCGCTGCTGCCTGGGAGGTGGGTAAGCGGTTAGCGGAGGAACTCATTGCTCGCTCGAAAAGCGAGGACGGTTCTTACCCGGAAACCATCGGCTTTACCTTGCGGGCGATGGATCCCTTCCGGGCTGATGGCGAGCTCATTGCCCAGATCCTCTACACCCTTAGTGTGGAGCCGGTCTGGGTGGCCGGGCGGGTGGTAAACGTTAGGCCCATCCCGTTGGAAAAGCTTGGCCGGCCACGCATTGACTGTACAGTGAACCTCTCTTCCATTCTACGGGACGGGATGCCGCGGGCCTTTGAACTCGTTGACCAGGCGGTGAAGATGGTGGCGGAGCTGGAGGAGCCGCCGGAACAAAATTTTGTGCGCAAGCACGTGCTGGAAAGGGAGGCCGAGCTCCTGGCAGAGCACGGGAAGGAAGAAGCCCGAAGGCTGGCCACCTTACGCGTGTTTTCCTCCGCTCCGGGGACCTACGGCACGGGTGTGGAGCTGGCGGTGGCGGCATCTGCCTGGAAAGAAGAGCGGGACCTGGCGGAGGTTTATTTCCACTGGACGAGTTACGCCTACGGCGAGGGAGTTTACGCCCGTAAAGCACCTGCCGAGCTGGTGGACAGGTGCCGCCGGGTAACTGTGACCTTCGAAAAATTTGACTCGGACGAAATCGACCTTTTGGATTGCTGCCACATCTACGGGGTGCACGGCGGCTTTACTGTGGCGGCCAAAGTCGCCTCCGGCCAAGAGCCAAAAACCTACTTCGGCGACACGCACGACCCCGAGCGCCCGGTAATCCGCACCCTGCGCGAGGAACTGTCCCGCATTGCCCACACCCGGCTATTAAACCCGGCCTGGATCGAGGGCAAGAAGCGTCACGGTTACAAGGGGGCCGGGGACATTTCCAGCCGGGTCAACCACATGTACGGCTGGCAGGCCACCACCCGCCAGGTGGAAAACTGGGTCTTCGACGGCATTGCCGAAAAGTTCGTCCTGGATGAGGAAAACCGGAAGTTCTTCCATGAGAACAATCCCTGGGCGCTGGAGGAGATCGCACGCAGGCTCCTTGAGGCGGAGAGCCGGGGACTCTGGCAGGCCGATCCCGAACTCCTGGCCCGGCTTAAGGAAATTTACTTGGAAATCGAAGGCTGGGTTGAAGAGCGCATGGGGGAGGTGAAAGGTGAGTTTCAGGGCGGGGCGGTGGATGTTCGCGCACTTGGGGAGATGGAGGGATGGCAGAAGAAATTAGCCGTTGTGCGGCGAGAATTGGAAAGGAGGAAAGCGCAGTGAAGAAAAAACGCTTGTGGTTTAAGGGACTTTCTTATGTGGTCCTAGCATTGCTCCTTATGGGGGCGATAACGTTAGCAGGTTGTAACCAAAGGAATGTACCGGCACGAGGGCAGGCGCAGGAGCTTGCCATAGCGCTGGGCGAAAAAGAAGTGATCTCCCTTGACCCTTTCGACCCGCATGGTTCCTCCTCTTCCTGGTACATTCAGCCGATGCTTTTTGAAACCCTGGTGTTCGACACGTTGAAGAGCACGGAACCAATGCTGGCGGAAAGGTGGGAAGTGTCGTCGGACGGGAAAAAATGGACGTTTTACTTGCGGCAGGGGGTAAAGTTTCATGACGGCAGTTTTCTTACGGCAGAGGCAGTAAAATTTAGCATCGAAAGGTCTCTGGCCAATAAAGTTTCCGGCTTGGGAGCCCGAAAACCTCCGGTGCCCATAACCAGAGTGGAAGCAGCGGATGAAAGGACAGTTGTCGTTCATCTCGATAAGCCGTACGGGCCTTTCCTTTCCGAAATCGGCAGCGTGAGGATTGTCAGTCCTGCCTCCTACCAAGGAGATAAGTTTATAAGACCCGTGGGGACCGGTCCCTGGGTGGTTGCTTCTTTTAACCCTCAAGAAATGGTCTTTACGCCTTTTGAAGATTACTGGCGGGGGAAACCCAAGCTTAGCAAGGTTGCGATAAAGTGCATTCCCGATCCGCAGGCGCGGGTGATGGCCCTGGAGTCTGGCGAAGTGGATGTAATTGGGGTGGACATGCAGGGAGTGGAGCCGGCGGCAGCCAAGAGCCTTGCGGCTTCCGGGAAGTACCAGGTGATATCTCTCCACCAGGCTTATTTAGTAGCGCTGTATTTCAACCCGCGCGCCGAACTGCTAAAAGACATCCGGGTGAGGCAGGCCATAAACTATGCGCTGAACCGTGGGGAAATGGTGGCCAAACTGTTGGAGGGTTACGGCGTTCCCGCCAAAGGACCAGTAGGATTTGACACCTCTATTCCCTGGACCAACCCGCGTATAGAAGGGTATCCTTACGACCCGGAAAAGGCCAAAGCGCTTCTTAAAGATGCCGGGTTTGAAGGGGACGCGCCGCTTAAGCTTGCCTACGAAGGCTACCGTGCCTACCACAAGACTCTGGCCGAACTGATTCAGGCCCAGCTTGGCGCCGTGGGGATTAAGGTCGAGCTTAATTCATACGAGTCAGGGGCTTTCACTCAAATGCTCCAGGCCGGGCAGTACGATCTGGCGCTCATTCCGCCCTACGGCAAGCGGGAAGAGGATCCTTACCCCTATCTCGGGATGTTCTTCTTCTCCCAGGGACGATACAAGGTGATGGGAAGCGCTGAATTTGACCGGCTTTTTATGGCCCAGCTCTTCACTGCGGATCAGAAGGAGCGCGAGAAACTCTACTGGGCGCTGCAGGAGGAAATTATGAAAAACTGCCCGGCGGCCTTCCTGTTCCACCCCGACCGGATAACGGTGCTTAAGAAAGACATTCAGGGCTGGGAGTCGCATTACGGTTTTAACAGCCTGACCACGCTGTGGAAGGTGAGCCGGGGAGAGTAGCTTTTGAAGGCGATTCGCCCCGGCGACACCACGTGCCGGAGCCGGGGCGAATTTGATTTTTGGCAGTTTAAGCGTTCCATTGCCTAAGCGACAAGTCAAGCGTCTGACCAGAGAACGGAGGTGAAGCATGGTCAATTTTCTTCTTCTCACCACCATGGACAACACCCGAGAGCTTAGGGAAGCGCTGGCAGAGATTAGGGCCGACTATGGAGAAATCCTTTCGGTGAAGAAAATCTATTTCTTCGACTGGGAGCGGGGGACGATTGATCCGGTAGAGGTGGAAGAAGCGGTAAGAAGTTCCCAGGTTATCCTCGTGGACATCCGCGGGCAGACGGAATTCACCGACCGTCTTCGGGAGTTGGTGGCTGGGAGCGCCGCCACGGTGGTGGTTCTGGTGGGCGGAAGCCGCGACATCCTCTCCCTTACCCGGATGGGATCTTTCTCCGGGGCCGACCTTCCCGCGTGGAGGCGCTTCGACATCGAGGCCTACCTTAAGGCCAAGAAGTTCATGGAGCTCACCAAAAGATTGGGTTCGGTTTTACCGGTGGGCAAGCTCAAACACCTGCGTAACTGGCTGGTAGCTTGCGAATATTACGCTGAGGGCGGCAAAGAGAACCTCAAGAACTTGTTTCTCTTCCTCTTGCGGGAGTACTGCGGAGCCCAGGTTAAGGTGGGGCCGCCCCAGAAGAGACCCGAATACGGTATTTGGTGGCCTCCGGACCGCTACTATTCGGATCTTCGGGCCTTCAAGTCCGCCGTAGGGTGGCAGGCGGACAAGCCCGCAGTAGGGGTGTTCTTCTACGGCGGCATGCATCTTGGCGACTGCCTGCCGGTGGTAGAAGCGTTGGCGGAGGAATTGCGCGGCGAGGTGAACCTCATCCCTGTTTTTTCTAAAGTGGAGTACAACCTGGCGGCTATGCGAGCCTTTTTCTTTGACGAAGGGCATCCGGCGGTTGACCTCGTAGTTAACCTGCAGTACTTCCGGTTGCACGGTGGGCCTTACGGCGGGACGCCCGAACCAACCTACCAGCTGCTGTCCGAACTCGGCGTTCCGGTGCTGA contains:
- a CDS encoding methyltransferase; protein product: MDIAGLTDFKPPVSGEVLAEMARCYQKSLLLEQAFRLGIFENLAAGRSVAQLAEQMGARPERLALVLDALVSVGLLEKNGDTYTNTVMTNTFLCLHSKFYQGDLLRLQLAPERRRQWERIGDWLKGETIRQPGSTGEVFNPSFIRAMAQATLSHKGFEATLELVAKHPGFGKAKKLLDLGGGHGLYAIALKRLRPELEATIFDLPHAEEVTQEYARQYGAMVAFYAGDFYVDELPKDQDLILAFDVFYGPPAKTKEVLGRVYRSLRPGGYLFTKHWFLDDTRTQPERAALFALMLALSNPTAHVCTCREMAEMLTEVGLAVEKLIPIGDAASTMIIAWKGEGING
- a CDS encoding ABC transporter substrate-binding protein; amino-acid sequence: MAEEISRCAARIGKEESAVKKKRLWFKGLSYVVLALLLMGAITLAGCNQRNVPARGQAQELAIALGEKEVISLDPFDPHGSSSSWYIQPMLFETLVFDTLKSTEPMLAERWEVSSDGKKWTFYLRQGVKFHDGSFLTAEAVKFSIERSLANKVSGLGARKPPVPITRVEAADERTVVVHLDKPYGPFLSEIGSVRIVSPASYQGDKFIRPVGTGPWVVASFNPQEMVFTPFEDYWRGKPKLSKVAIKCIPDPQARVMALESGEVDVIGVDMQGVEPAAAKSLAASGKYQVISLHQAYLVALYFNPRAELLKDIRVRQAINYALNRGEMVAKLLEGYGVPAKGPVGFDTSIPWTNPRIEGYPYDPEKAKALLKDAGFEGDAPLKLAYEGYRAYHKTLAELIQAQLGAVGIKVELNSYESGAFTQMLQAGQYDLALIPPYGKREEDPYPYLGMFFFSQGRYKVMGSAEFDRLFMAQLFTADQKEREKLYWALQEEIMKNCPAAFLFHPDRITVLKKDIQGWESHYGFNSLTTLWKVSRGE
- the cobN gene encoding cobaltochelatase subunit CobN; the protein is MLKIAGFRVIYGPSTVGRVYQEALAELASGELAVDLRYSQPPAAGMPLPPPGWLEFAREEADAVFFSFPPEFKALGEFFGRLKEELQKPLVPVTVEVAGTGNVSPEAAQRAIHYHLFGGKENLKAFLLWLGELAGKLPAGTAPAPQELPWAGIYHPRAKGYFTRLDDYLAWYGERQPLVGLLFPRVFWVEENLAGYEAIIEEIERRGAGVIPVFSDGWFGQVKNDDVIRQFFFRDGKPAIEALVAYSAFFLKTRREVVALNREPADDVLVELNVPILKMIHAARQTEAQWREDPQGLNLPQVIISITLPEFDGLIEPLLVSAAENEGDFARGRPLLSEVRYLVDRLFRWIELRHKPNAAKKVAFVLLNSPCKSAEATVGTAFGLDSLESVARILRRMKEEGYQVDWVPENGRALAEAILGRKALPDFRWTTLDEVITKGGAAAMVPLEKYLQWFEELPPQAKAKVAAAWGDPREAGELSGVQKLSLGLYNGHVVIPGIVTGNVFIGVQPKRGCAGARCDGEVCKILHDPDVPPPHQWIAWHRWLEEEFGADVVVHVGTHGVLELLPGKTTALSESCFPRISLGKVPHLYIYNLVNPMEAVVAKRRSAAVIVDHLPPVLASMQLSGELAELEELLEDYQKAISLNEKGRAEVIRAQIAEKARAANLLSGEQDPDPAVLHEKLTVLRESQFRDGLHVLGEAPEGEALAELLNAILRLDQPDCSSLRRALAECLKLDYDALFKEPQAFHPAAGVSNGKLLEELDVLGKEILADLLDLPVDAVGEPLARAQEHISRFARRRGLTLNGGKDSLAKVLAKALRIIPLVRRTTDEVENLLRGFAGKFIPPGASGALARGKVEVLPTGRNMYSIDPWRIPTAAAWEVGKRLAEELIARSKSEDGSYPETIGFTLRAMDPFRADGELIAQILYTLSVEPVWVAGRVVNVRPIPLEKLGRPRIDCTVNLSSILRDGMPRAFELVDQAVKMVAELEEPPEQNFVRKHVLEREAELLAEHGKEEARRLATLRVFSSAPGTYGTGVELAVAASAWKEERDLAEVYFHWTSYAYGEGVYARKAPAELVDRCRRVTVTFEKFDSDEIDLLDCCHIYGVHGGFTVAAKVASGQEPKTYFGDTHDPERPVIRTLREELSRIAHTRLLNPAWIEGKKRHGYKGAGDISSRVNHMYGWQATTRQVENWVFDGIAEKFVLDEENRKFFHENNPWALEEIARRLLEAESRGLWQADPELLARLKEIYLEIEGWVEERMGEVKGEFQGGAVDVRALGEMEGWQKKLAVVRRELERRKAQ
- a CDS encoding ABC transporter substrate-binding protein, with the protein product MVKKSYLGRIWCFLSLGLLLILMSLALLGCGGAKKEQPKAGDNGTTVKVGIRKDIASLDPAVFGQGGPDPQRYLIYEPLLYMDESFNLKGRLAESWTAEDQGRVWTVKLKEGVRFSDGTPFNAAAVKFSLEYLLKAKRLFWPLERIETPDDYTVKLVFKRPYAVLPYDLTTAEIFSPTSFDPEGKFKAPVGTGPFVFKEWKKDQELIFARNENYWGPKPKVNTVIFKVIPDHQTRAMALQSGEIDIADYLPVAAIREMERTGKFSIYKKPSPCMNWIAFNTYREPFDDVRVRQAVCYAVDVERIVSSVVGREVATPALKGPLSSPAHDYIRKPDLKWYSYDPTRARELLLQAGWKDVDGDGILEKNGKKFQVTLIASTLYEEGRAIAEAVQADLKKVGIAVEVRVLESAARFEALKQRNYDLVELGGICATNDPTPWFSYYFGTQRPEYCVLKNQVVQELVSRLYAAVEPEVRREIFFKLQELLKEQAPGIFLYNQDAVTVAREAVKDFAMEGGMPGSYSYLRVISITN